A segment of the Lolium perenne isolate Kyuss_39 chromosome 3, Kyuss_2.0, whole genome shotgun sequence genome:
GGGCTATTTCGTATGGGCCATTAGCCATCTCATCATGGGTCGAGCTGCTTTGGAATAGGCAGAAGTGGAAGCTAGGGTTTAAGGTCCACGACGAAGTGGAAGTGTGGAagacggcgatggcgacggcgacggcgaaaaCCCTAGCGCGGGCTGGCTCCTCCCTCCTCGGCCGCTTCCTCGCCTCCCCGTCCCCATCTCTTCTGCGGGCCGGGCTTCCTCctccgtcgctgctcgccaggaTCCAGCCGCacgtcccgccgccgccggcgtccgTGGACGCCCACGATGCGGAGGTGGTCGCCAGGCTGACCTCGCTCCCCGGCGAGATCTCCTTCCCCTGCGGCCTCCCTTCGCTCCGGTTCCTCATTGACGACGGTACGGCCTCTCGCCCGCTCCACCCCTTTACCCCCTTACGCCTTCCAAAATGTTCGGGGCGCCAGACAT
Coding sequences within it:
- the LOC127342695 gene encoding uncharacterized protein produces the protein MATATAKTLARAGSSLLGRFLASPSPSLLRAGLPPPSLLARIQPHVPPPPASVDAHDAEVVARLTSLPGEISFPCGLPSLRFLIDDGIDSVVDETPLELLPKRTYQPSTIKRKRTHGFRARKATTGGRKVIARRIAKGRHKISW